The nucleotide window TATATCACTCATCGTTCAGTTAGAAATTGACACATATTGCATGTAAGACCTAAGAAGCGAAATTTGAACGTGCTTGATCATCAGCCACAACCGAAGATCACAACTTAACAAATATATAAGGAGCATTCCATAATTACTAATATGAAGTATATAATAAGGTCACATTGGAAGCATGCAGCTGAAAATGAGTTGCTGATCGAGAAGCTGATACAAGCTCTTATTAATTTCAAGCAACTAACTAGCTAGCTCATTCTTCCTGACTCCGATGAGCTCAATAATGGTTAGGTGGAGTTGGGGGCTTGTGCGGCGGCTTGTATGCTCTTGGCGGCTTCTTGTATGGAGTCGAAGGTGGGACAAACTTTCCTTCCGGCTTGTGCTTGTGCTCAGGGTTCTTCGATGGAGGGTGTCCCGGATAGTGACCAGTAGCTGGTGTTGGCTTGTGTTGAGGTGGTGGTTTGGCGACAACAGGAGGTGGCAGAGTCGGTGATGGCTTCTTATAAGGCGGTGGGCTCCTCAATTCTCTGGGAGGCACAATTGGTTTGTAATAATGGGGTGGTGGTAATTTGGTTGGAGGTTTGTTTTGTGGTGGTGTGTAAATTGGGGGTGGTGGTTTCTTAACGGGAGCTGATGGGGGCTTGTAAGTGGGGCTGGTGGGTGGCTTAGGTTGGTCATGGTATTCCGAGAGAGATGGAGTGATCAGAACTACAAATCCAAACAAGAGCAGAAGCAACTTTGAGTAACTCATGATTTCTGGAGTTGAGAGATGGTGCAAATTATAAGGGCCTCGGGCACCTATTTATAGCACGTACTCCGTCGGTAGAAGAGGTGTCGACATCTAGTTCATTTCGGTTCATACATAAAATGTCAAAGGAAAGATTTTCAAATGGTGCACCGTGCATGTGGTTGATAAATTTATTAATTAGTTGTAGTAGATCTAGAAACATATACCATGACTATTACATCGATCATGAGAATTAACAAGAAGTAATTCACTATTACACCATGAGAAATAAGATGGAGCTAAACTGTGCCATTTTCCAAACAAACCATCAACAGGAGCAAGCATGTTGCGCAATATGGCTGGCACATCATTGCCTCTTCTTCGAACATGCTGTCAGAATCAGATACAGCTCTGAAATTTTGGTAGTAAAACATCAAGAACAGTCCCTTCAACACTAGGATCATCGGAGCCATCATGAAATGTATTGATTGCCGACTCTTCACCTTCAATTACAACTTGGGTCCACTATCTTGAAACCCTAAAGTACTTATTCTCAaactccaaaaccaaaaaatttcaacatatatatacagTACTAGATCAACAGTACTAAAACTTGTAGTAGTAGATCCTATTTCTTATCTTTCACAAAGATTGTCGACTGTTTTATATTAAATTAGAGATGAGTAATTATCTTATTCTCTTAGTTTCATGTCAACTTTAAGTTAACTTTTACTTGATCAGATTATTTGTTTCCGGGTTGTGATGCGCAACTAGTGGATTAGTGCCAATAGTAGATACCAATCAGATCCAGATTATATGTTCATATATTATTGGTAAAGTTTTGACATTAATGATTTGGACATTTGACCTTTTTTTCCCATCATTTAAAGCTATTATTCCCGTTGTGTCATGTTTCTATACTCTTTCTGCTATGAATACATAAACTGGCTCTTGACAGATTTCCAAATTAGTGATTTTACTTAGCTTTCTTTGCAAAACTAATTACATATGCGCATGGAGCAGATCCTTGCGAAGATCTTGAACTAAATTGGGAAAATACAAAATCGACAACACATCTTGGTAATATTTTGTCTCCATTCCTTTTTCTTTATATGTGAAGTGTAGAGCAATGGTCATGAAAATCGTTGTTTTTCCAGGATTTGCTTTATCGTGTCTGGTTAAGTCGTCTTATGTGGTTGAAAACCCTTGTCTTGAACTGTTGAATATCTCCGTCATTCTTGACTTCCCACATAGATTTGGTGACTTTGATGTATACTTGTGGAAAAAATAGCCATATCCTAGGTTAATTGTGATTGATCATAGCTATATATCTAACCCCTTCACAACAAAAAAgacggaaaaaaaaagaaagaaagaaagtacTAAATTGGACTTTGTTTTTGGGAAGAATAGAGGATGAAAGAAATTAAAGAGGGTCGGTGGCTTAGCTGACATTTTAATCCCAATTTTGGcggaaaaaggaaataaaattcAGCTAAAGAGCTAAAGTTGGACTCTGAATTAGTAGAAGAAAGGTACCTTTAAGCATCTCTAACAATAACAGTTATATCTTAATTTACCCCTTCTAATATATGATTTTGATGACTTGTTGAACGCGTTGTACGCGCCTGAGAGCAAGAACCAAGGTCTTCCCCCCTGTCTGGCGGTGTGCCCCTACGCCGTCGTCGGACGGGCCATTGCCTACTCCGCGTGAGTTGGGTGTGAGGCCGGGTCTCTCGATCAACGTTCTCGTTCCGATCAGTGAGATTACGGTGGATGTCAGTGAGGGAGGGGAAATTGCGGCTGCTGGCTTCTGGTTTCTCTCTTTGATGGTCTACTCGACGGATACAATCTCAGATTTGGAGGCAATCCGGCGGTGAGGCGTTCTGCGAGGCTTGGCCGGGGGCTAATCTGAGCAGCCCGATCTGGTTCGGATCTTTGGATCCCGATCTGGGTGGGCAGGTTTCCACATGGCTTCTCCATGGTGTGACAAAGATGGTTTCTCTGCAGGTTTTGGCTCTGATCTAGGGTGACAGATCGCTGACGGTGGCTTGGCGAAAGCTGCGGGGCGACCTTCTGCAAGGTCCGGAGGCGATGGCTGTAGTGGATTTGGGCCAGACCCGGCTGGCATATTGTGAGCTTCCTTTATCCTGGGTTGttgcttgggcttgggccctcTTTTTGGGCCTGGTCTTGGTTAGTTATGTTACTTCTGTTTTTATTTActacaattatttattttggtcACGTTTTTGGCGTGAAATAAGTGTCTACACTTGTTGTGTAAGACTAATAGGGCCTTGTGCCTGTGAATGCACTCAATGTGCCTTAGTTGCTCTAGGTTGGCAATGAGTTatttgctttgtcaaatggttgctacagcctagtggcaggatgaaactaaggggggtgtattcaattaggagTCTATAGgattgttttgtattttaagAGTCATTTAAAATCTTGTGGTATTCAATCAAGATTTTAACaagtcctttaaaatcttgagGTATTCATTCAAGATTTTAAAAAGTCCTCTCAATTCTAATGGTATTCAAAAGCCTAATGATTTTGAAGGATTTTATTAGATACTTGATGTTGTAGGATTTTAAAATGcttggtataaataccaaacccTATCAGAAATCCACCCTCTAGACGTGAGATTTTGACgtctttcatttttctctcattcTGAAGATGAAAAAGACGCCAAAGAGAGAAGATGAACTGACCTCGACATCTGACCTCGAAGTGACCTCAACCTGTGAAACTTGGGGGAAATTATCACTTGTTGAAAAGGTATTTTTGATACACATCTTCACTGTTAATTGCAGTGGTTTTGCCATTGATTGGATTTTTGGTTGGGGTGAGTCAAGTGAATCCTTAATCTATTGTTCTTTGGCTCAGAAAACTTATTTACAACTTGTGCTTAAACCTCTTGGAAAATCCAAGATGATCTGAAGAGGTACCTAGATTGGTTGTTATGCACTGACATATAAAAGGACCATAAGAGATGTAGGAGAGGACTATATTAATTTTACTCGTTTTTACTTGTGATATTGGGCAATTTTTTGTTAACCTTAATTTATGTTTTAAACGGCTATTGCGCTTAGGAGTCAATCTGAAGAACTTCCCTAGTTCCCTACGTCAGCAGTTGTAGTCACCTTTGGTATTCCATTCCATGTTGGCATTGCAGCAGTTCTTTTGCTCTATGTGCTTTTCTGGCTGAAGGtatgctatttttttttgtctttagtGGTATGCTCAATGATCTGGGCGATCCCATTATTTAGATCTGTTCTACAAAACGGAGCATGGCAAATAAGTAACTAATACTTGATCATGTGATGAACAATAACTATAATTCAAATGTCAAAGTGATTTTATACCTTATCAGTGATATTTTATACACTTGTGAAGATTATTTTGGCCTCTAAATGCATTTTGTCAGGTATTCTTGTTTTGCTAGTTTGGGCAGATTTGTAAACCACATTGCTTGATTAGGCAGATTAGTAAATCACGTTTGTCTTTGCATATTGATTATTTGATCAAGTTAGAAAATTTATGTGGACAGATCATTCTTCTTTTGACATGGAAAGAACGTTTTTGATTTACTTAAGAATTTCATGTACCAAGTCTGCGTATTACGTGTTCGACTCTGAATATTTGGATTGATATTGATGGTTGAAATACTGATTCACTTcttttggggctttttcttttttaagctGAAACTTTTGTTTGGCTTTGTATTGGTAGGATTGGGTGAGTAAGGATCGTTGATTGGGTGATTAGGATTGGGTGGGTAAGGATCGCTGATAAGTGATGCATGGATGAATATACCAATATTTGTACAACCTCCCATTCCAATTTTCAGAAGATTTGCATCATGGACTCATAGAGTTTCAACTTGTATATTTTAGTTGTCAAAACTGTGTATAGATTGAGCATATGTGTGTTTTATTGTGCTCCACATATGCCTTTGGGATCACATGTTATTAAAGCTTAGTTGTCTTTCAATTCTACACAGTTAAGGATGCTTAGTGACAGTGACGTACTGACGTTGTTTATGCTAAATATCTAAATCATCTAATACATGTGCTGAAAAAGAAGCATGCTGCTAAAGGTTACAAAAGCATGGTGAGAGTTTTCACTTCAGTAGTAATTGATATACAATCTAGCCTCAATATAGGTTTCAACTATTATTTTTGTTGAATTATAAACTTAAGAACTTTTTTACGCTTTGACTCAGAAAAAGGTGTTTTACCTTGAAGCTTGTGAGTCTGGGAGTATGTTTGAGGGTTTGCTTCCAAAGAATACGAACATTTATGTTACTACAACAGCAAATTCAGAAGAGAGTAGTTATGCAACACATTGTCATGGTGATCCTCATGTTTCTAAAGAATTCGGTACTTGTTTGGAAGACTTGTATAGTATTTCCTGGATGGAGGAATTGGTAAGAAATAGTAGAGTTTTTGTTTATATGATGCTGTCTAACTAGTGACTTTCTAAAATTACTCTGAATTAAAAGCTAATCAGTACTCTGTTGCTTCTGTGATTTTGGTACATTCACATTGAGCAGCGACGCAAATGATTGGCGGAAAGAGACTTTTGGGGTTCAATATAAAAGGGTACAAGCAATGAAATTTTTTCACACTATTAGATGTTTTTGGAACTTAATTTGTTTATAATTTGAATGCATAATGTCCTTGAAAATGAGAATAATATGATCATGCATGGAGATACGGAGATATGAGTCACACAAAGGAGTTCCTCTACACTTACACGGGGAAACAGAACAGATGAATCTCATGTTTCTTTACACACTTTATTGATTGCATCTCTCAGTTGTTGAATTGGAGTTCTTTCCTATGCAGATATGAATCTATGAGAGTCGCTGTGGGAAGCTATCGACATATGCAGAATGAAATACACGCAAGCATATCACCAATAGTTGCAACGCCGGATCAGCCTAGAGAAAATGGTAGCAGTGTCTAATCAAGCTTGTTCTAAGAAACCCGATGTCTAATGTGAAAATGGATGTACTAAATAAAGTCATGCATGTATGCTGGTTACTTGCTTTGGGTTACTACAATGAAAATAAAAGTTATAAGTTGATAAAGATCAAATCTTTTGAAAATGTGATATTTATTGTCGATCTGCAAATCTTGCTAGTATATAAACTTATGGCCAATTATCTGCCTTGGTCAGAGTCCATTCCAGAAGATGTCCTTAAAAGAGTAGCTCTTGGTGCTGTGTATGATTACTAATCTGCTAAGCTTGCTGATATTGAATGCAATGATGTAAGTTGAAGTTTTGAGTCTTTCACTTGCAATTTAGGTATAGGTGAATGGGATGTTTCAGATAAagtttctttttggttttgtttgaaATTAGGGAATGGATGCAAGTTTGTTAGAAGTTGAGGACAGGGATCATGTGGAAATGGTGCTTGAGTACATTGAGGATGGAGATCTCCGTCGCTGGAGCTTTACCGGATATTAGGGTGTTTAATATTGCATTTTTACTCAATGGCGCTCAAAGTTGAATTGCTTTACTAATCCATACATGTATGAATAGGTTTGGAATGTAACCTTAATATGAAGAAAACACCTGGGAACTACGCCTGGGAATTGAGATATAAGATATCGTAATATGAGTTTGTaacaagttaaaaaaaaaaaaattgctaatACAATATAGTAGAATCTGTTAAAATCCAAACAAATCTTGTTAATACAATACAGTAAAATCTATTAAAATCTATATGGAATTAAAACAATCCGTGGATTCTCGTGGAGTCTGCAGAATCCACGGAttataaaaaattagacaaaatcatttaaaatctagattgaatacacccccctaagtgTTGTCAGATTTATCAT belongs to Rosa chinensis cultivar Old Blush chromosome 4, RchiOBHm-V2, whole genome shotgun sequence and includes:
- the LOC112198729 gene encoding proline-rich 33 kDa extensin-related protein-like is translated as MSYSKLLLLLFGFVVLITPSLSEYHDQPKPPTSPTYKPPSAPVKKPPPPIYTPPQNKPPTKLPPPHYYKPIVPPRELRSPPPYKKPSPTLPPPVVAKPPPQHKPTPATGHYPGHPPSKNPEHKHKPEGKFVPPSTPYKKPPRAYKPPHKPPTPPNHY